The nucleotide window TGACCACAGACCCGAAGGGGTGAAGGCCAAGCAGGCGGCAAAGAGCAAGAAGCAGCCTTCCAATATGGTCAGCGTCACCATTTCCATCGGTGCGGCAGGACGCGAAGAGGGGCAGACACCTGAAGACACGCTCAAGGCCGCCGATGAAGCGCTGTACCGCGCCAAGGACGGCGGGCGCAACCGTGTGTCGATCTAGGTGTAATCTCGTTTCCTAAACTTGACGAACCATCCTTAGAAGCTTTCAAAACCATTTGAATGATGATTAAATTGGTGTGTTATGACGTTAGAAAGCAAGACGCATCTTCATCACGTTGCGAACCTCATCAAAGGGAAGGGTATCACAGCTGAAAAGCTCAGCGATGATCCGGCCATTGGGGTTGCTATTCATTTTCAAACGGAATTCTTGGATTGTAATGCGCGGTTTTGCGAGATCACGCAATATGCGCGCGATGAAGTCATCGGTGCGAAAGCCTGGATTTTCGTTCCGCCAGAAAGCATCGAAAAAATATTGAAGCAACTCAACATGCTTTCTGAAACGCCTTATGAAGTGACCGCCTTGAAAAAAAGTGGGGCACCCATGCAAGTGGAAATCACCGG belongs to Magnetovibrio sp. PR-2 and includes:
- a CDS encoding PAS domain-containing protein, coding for MTLESKTHLHHVANLIKGKGITAEKLSDDPAIGVAIHFQTEFLDCNARFCEITQYARDEVIGAKAWIFVPPESIEKILKQLNMLSETPYEVTALKKSGAPMQVEITGRNFDLGKGQAARAIFVRELCA